Proteins from a single region of Streptomyces spectabilis:
- a CDS encoding TetR/AcrR family transcriptional regulator C-terminal domain-containing protein produces the protein MTKRQEPPVRAESSYRAGLSPRAVARAALGMLAEKGADGVSVRGTAERLGVRMNTVLWHAKTKTRLLELMADAIVDEVSLEGLPAEWRERVRELMLRFRRVLLAHRDGARIVTGTYAAEPATLRFAETLTTALLDGGLPGREAAWTAWNLQYFVLGLTQEEQSVPDEGDPRLAEALAAGDYPSLSRLSAHLRDTSFDGRFDHGLELLLGPGRR, from the coding sequence GTGACCAAAAGGCAAGAGCCGCCCGTGCGGGCGGAGAGCAGCTACCGCGCGGGCCTGAGCCCCCGGGCCGTCGCCCGCGCCGCCCTCGGCATGCTGGCCGAGAAGGGCGCCGACGGCGTCTCCGTGCGCGGCACGGCGGAGCGTCTCGGGGTGCGGATGAACACCGTGCTGTGGCACGCCAAGACCAAGACCCGGCTCCTGGAGCTGATGGCAGACGCGATCGTCGACGAGGTCTCGCTGGAAGGACTGCCCGCCGAGTGGCGGGAGCGCGTGCGCGAGCTGATGCTCCGCTTCCGGCGCGTGCTGCTCGCCCACCGGGACGGCGCCCGGATCGTCACGGGCACGTACGCGGCCGAGCCCGCCACGCTGCGCTTCGCCGAGACGCTCACCACGGCGCTGCTCGACGGCGGCCTGCCCGGGCGCGAGGCCGCGTGGACGGCGTGGAACCTCCAGTACTTCGTCCTGGGCCTGACGCAGGAGGAGCAGTCCGTGCCGGACGAGGGGGACCCGCGCCTCGCCGAGGCCCTCGCGGCGGGTGACTACCCGTCACTCAGCCGTCTGTCGGCGCACTTGCGCGACACGTCCTTCGACGGCCGGTTCGACCACGGGCTCGAACTGCTCCTGGGGCCCGGGCGCCGCTGA
- a CDS encoding NUDIX domain-containing protein, whose amino-acid sequence MTARRSAGLLLFRTPGPEVLIGHMGGPFWARRDAAAWSIPKGEYGDDEEPLAAAVREFEEELGRPAPTGPFLPLGDVRQAGGKTVTVWAVEADLDPATVVPGTFEMEWPPRSGRVQEFPELDRVGWFPLDRAHDRLVAGQRAFLERLTALLTG is encoded by the coding sequence ATGACCGCCCGCCGCAGCGCCGGACTGCTCCTCTTCCGCACGCCGGGCCCGGAGGTCCTCATCGGCCACATGGGCGGCCCGTTCTGGGCGCGCCGCGACGCCGCCGCCTGGTCCATCCCGAAGGGGGAGTACGGCGACGACGAGGAGCCGCTGGCCGCCGCGGTGCGCGAGTTCGAGGAGGAACTCGGGCGACCGGCCCCCACCGGCCCCTTCCTGCCGCTGGGCGACGTGCGCCAGGCGGGCGGCAAGACGGTGACCGTCTGGGCCGTCGAGGCCGATCTGGATCCGGCGACCGTCGTGCCGGGCACCTTCGAGATGGAGTGGCCGCCGCGCTCGGGCCGCGTCCAGGAGTTCCCGGAACTCGACCGCGTCGGCTGGTTTCCCCTCGACCGGGCCCACGACAGGCTCGTCGCGGGCCAGCGCGCCTTCCTGGAGCGCCTCACCGCTCTCCTGACGGGTTGA
- a CDS encoding COG4315 family predicted lipoprotein, with amino-acid sequence MTKKTKPALLLASLATVGALALTACGGGGSDDGAKKAAGNAPAANADRAGGQAGGGSGYDLSLRSGTARENHAPRRTGDWANPPGKPAAEPVQRKWVQLSASRAGDLDPVVVNGSGFTLYRFDKDTARPSKSNCSGACATTWPPVLVDPGSKIFVDGVKAADVGVIKRDDGTRQVTIGGWPVYRFNKDLKPGDTNGQGVGGTWFGVTPNGQKAGQPAGGGTDQGGGQGQADPASSVILFDNPRFQDPAQGVAGPGCQNVARPKVASSLSADGSLKLWSRPNCKGESKVVSGDVADLGSVGFDDKVSSIAFG; translated from the coding sequence ATGACCAAGAAGACCAAGCCCGCCCTGCTCCTCGCCTCCCTCGCCACCGTCGGAGCCCTCGCCCTGACCGCCTGCGGTGGCGGCGGCAGCGACGACGGCGCCAAGAAGGCCGCGGGCAACGCCCCGGCCGCCAACGCCGACCGCGCCGGGGGCCAGGCCGGCGGCGGCTCCGGCTACGACCTCTCCCTGCGGTCGGGCACGGCCCGCGAGAACCACGCGCCACGGCGGACCGGCGATTGGGCCAACCCGCCCGGCAAGCCCGCCGCGGAGCCGGTGCAGCGCAAGTGGGTCCAGCTGTCGGCGAGCCGGGCGGGCGACCTCGACCCGGTGGTCGTCAACGGCTCGGGCTTCACCCTCTACCGCTTCGACAAGGACACGGCCCGGCCGTCCAAGTCGAACTGCTCCGGCGCCTGCGCGACCACCTGGCCGCCCGTGCTCGTCGACCCGGGCAGCAAGATCTTCGTGGACGGCGTGAAGGCCGCGGACGTCGGCGTCATCAAGCGCGACGACGGCACCCGCCAGGTGACGATCGGCGGCTGGCCCGTCTACCGCTTCAACAAGGACCTCAAGCCCGGTGACACCAACGGCCAGGGCGTGGGCGGCACGTGGTTCGGCGTGACCCCGAACGGACAGAAGGCCGGGCAGCCCGCCGGGGGCGGTACGGACCAGGGCGGCGGCCAGGGCCAGGCCGACCCGGCGAGCAGCGTGATCCTGTTCGACAACCCCCGGTTCCAGGACCCGGCGCAGGGCGTGGCGGGCCCGGGCTGCCAGAACGTGGCACGCCCCAAGGTCGCCTCGTCCCTGTCGGCCGACGGCTCCCTGAAGCTGTGGTCGCGCCCGAACTGCAAGGGCGAGTCCAAGGTGGTCTCCGGGGACGTCGCGGACCTGGGCAGCGTCGGCTTCGACGACAAGGTGAGCTCGATCGCGTTCGGCTGA
- a CDS encoding FAD-dependent monooxygenase — protein sequence MRTHHPHSHVVIAGAGPVGLWLAAELRLGGARVTVLEARPEPSPHSKALTVHPRTLEVLAFRGAVEPFLAEGLRIPDGHYGALDQRLDFSVLDTPYPFTLALPQVRTEALLEERARAAGADIRRGHRLTGLAEHASGVRVDAVGPDGAYAVEAAYVVGCDGTRSTVRAAADIAFPGTDATTWGWLGDVVLDRPPARPALSASTPQGGVMCVRMPGGVHRFVGNVPEGQRADWPGEFTFDELRATVLRVVGDDFGMRDPRWLSRFGNATRQAATYRKGRVLLAGDAAHMHFPAGGVGLNVGVQDATNLGWKLAAVLRGAAPDALLDTYHSERHPVGAELLTSTRAQTALMTAYSGEGRALREVLGTAVATVPAFSRRLADGLSGLGVAYTTAYTDTYETGDGGGGHPLTGRRAPNLRLGPDVRLFDLLHAGRPVLLDFAGHADGPSADVIVHQGPPDGDRRDWDGVGSALIRPDGHVGWVREAA from the coding sequence GTGCGCACACACCATCCCCACTCCCACGTCGTCATCGCCGGGGCGGGCCCGGTCGGCCTGTGGCTGGCCGCCGAACTGCGCCTGGGCGGTGCGCGGGTGACCGTCCTGGAAGCGCGGCCCGAGCCGTCCCCGCACTCCAAGGCGCTCACCGTGCACCCGCGCACGCTGGAGGTCCTGGCCTTCCGCGGCGCCGTCGAACCGTTCCTCGCCGAGGGGCTGCGCATCCCCGACGGGCACTACGGGGCGCTCGACCAGCGCCTCGACTTCAGCGTCCTCGACACCCCCTACCCCTTCACGCTCGCGCTGCCGCAGGTCCGCACCGAAGCCCTCCTCGAAGAGCGGGCACGGGCCGCGGGCGCCGACATCCGGCGCGGCCACCGCCTCACCGGCCTGGCCGAGCACGCGTCCGGGGTGCGCGTCGACGCCGTCGGCCCCGACGGCGCGTACGCCGTCGAGGCCGCGTACGTCGTGGGCTGCGACGGCACCCGCAGTACGGTGCGCGCCGCCGCGGACATCGCCTTCCCCGGTACCGACGCCACGACATGGGGCTGGCTCGGGGACGTCGTCCTGGACCGGCCGCCCGCCCGGCCCGCGCTGAGCGCCTCCACGCCCCAGGGCGGCGTCATGTGCGTCCGCATGCCCGGTGGGGTCCACCGGTTCGTCGGGAACGTGCCCGAGGGCCAACGGGCCGACTGGCCCGGTGAGTTCACCTTCGACGAACTGCGCGCCACCGTCCTGCGCGTCGTCGGCGACGACTTCGGGATGCGCGACCCGCGCTGGCTCTCGCGGTTCGGCAACGCGACGCGCCAGGCGGCGACCTACCGCAAGGGCCGGGTCCTGCTCGCGGGCGACGCGGCCCACATGCACTTCCCGGCCGGTGGCGTCGGCCTGAACGTCGGCGTGCAGGACGCCACCAACCTCGGCTGGAAACTGGCCGCCGTCCTGCGCGGCGCGGCCCCGGACGCGCTGCTCGACACCTACCACAGCGAACGGCACCCGGTCGGCGCCGAGTTGCTCACCAGCACCCGCGCCCAGACCGCCCTGATGACCGCCTACTCCGGCGAGGGGCGCGCCCTGCGCGAGGTGCTCGGCACGGCCGTCGCCACCGTGCCCGCGTTCTCCCGGCGCCTGGCCGACGGCCTCTCGGGACTCGGCGTCGCGTACACGACCGCGTACACGGACACGTATGAGACCGGCGACGGCGGTGGCGGCCACCCGCTGACCGGTCGCCGCGCTCCGAACCTCCGACTCGGCCCGGACGTACGCCTCTTCGACCTGCTGCACGCGGGACGGCCCGTCCTGCTCGACTTCGCCGGACACGCTGACGGCCCCTCGGCGGACGTGATCGTCCACCAGGGGCCGCCGGACGGGGACCGCCGCGACTGGGACGGCGTGGGCTCCGCGCTGATCCGGCCCGACGGGCACGTGGGGTGGGTGCGGGAAGCCGCCTGA
- a CDS encoding VOC family protein, with protein sequence MPKITPNLWFDTKALEAAEFYVSVFPDSKVNHVSYYGEGGPRPAGTVLTVDFELDGQAYTALNGGPEFTFDEAVSFVIDCADQEEVDHYWSRLTADGGEESQCGWLKDKYGLSWQVVPAVIGELMTDPDTGRTQRAFAALMEMRKIDVAALLAAADKA encoded by the coding sequence ATGCCCAAGATCACCCCCAACCTGTGGTTCGACACGAAGGCCCTGGAGGCCGCGGAGTTCTACGTCTCGGTCTTCCCGGACTCGAAGGTCAACCACGTGTCGTACTACGGAGAGGGCGGGCCCCGCCCGGCGGGCACCGTGCTGACCGTCGACTTCGAGCTGGACGGCCAGGCGTACACGGCTCTCAACGGCGGCCCCGAGTTCACCTTCGACGAAGCCGTCTCGTTCGTGATCGACTGCGCGGATCAGGAGGAGGTCGACCACTACTGGTCCCGGCTCACCGCGGACGGCGGCGAGGAGAGCCAGTGCGGCTGGCTGAAGGACAAGTACGGCCTGTCCTGGCAGGTCGTCCCGGCCGTCATCGGCGAGCTGATGACGGATCCGGACACCGGCCGCACCCAGCGGGCGTTCGCGGCCCTGATGGAGATGCGGAAGATCGACGTGGCGGCCCTGCTGGCCGCCGCCGACAAGGCCTGA